One stretch of Rhinolophus ferrumequinum isolate MPI-CBG mRhiFer1 chromosome 3, mRhiFer1_v1.p, whole genome shotgun sequence DNA includes these proteins:
- the NCOA7 gene encoding nuclear receptor coactivator 7 isoform X3: MRVRRLPLDIQILYCARPDQEPFVKIITVEEAKRRKSTCSYYEDDDETALPILQPHSALLENMHIEQLARRLPARVQGYPWRLAYSTLEHGTSLKTLYRKSASLDSPVLLVIKDMDNQIFGAYATHPFKFSDHYYGTGETFLYTFSPNFKVFKWSGENSYFINGDISSLELGGGGGRFGLWLDADLYHGRSNSCSTFNNDILSKKEDFIVQDLEVWTFE; encoded by the exons ATGAGAGTCCGAAGATTGCCCTTGGACATTCAGATTTTATATTGTGCCAGACCCGACCAAGAGCCTTTTGTGAAG ATCATCACCGTTGAGGAGGCAAAGCGCAGAAAGAGCACCTGCAGCTACTATGAAGATGACGACGAGACAGCCTTACCGATCCTCCAGCCCCACAGTGCTCTCCTGGAGAACATGCACATCGAGCAG CTGGCTCGACGCCTTCCAGCAAGGGTACAAGGGTATCCATGGAGACTCGCATATAGCACATTGGAACATGGGACCAGCTTGAAAACTCTCTATCGGAAATCAGCATCGCTAGACAGTCCTGTCCTATTGGTCATCAAAGACATGGATAATCAG ATTTTTGGAGCATATGCAACTCATCCATTCAAGTTCAGTGACCACTATTATGGCACAGGCGAAACTTTTCTCTACACGTTTAGCCCAAATTTCAAG GTCTTTAAGTGGAGTGGCGAAAACTCATACTTTATCAATGGAGACATAAGTTCTTTAGAACTTGGTGGCGGAGG GGGACGGTTTGGTTTATGGCTAGATGCTGATTTATACCATGGACGAAGCAACTCCTGCAGCACTTTCAATAATGATATTCTTTCCAAAAAAGAAGATTTCATAGTTCAGGACCTCGAAGTATGGACATTTGAGTAA